A segment of the Candidatus Jettenia caeni genome:
ACTTCATTGTTTATTTGCAGTAATAATTTTTTAAATCCATTCTCAATATCCGATAGTTTTATATCGGATGAGAAAGGGTGCCGGGGAATGGCGATGATGTCAACCGGTATAGTTAGTATATGCTTGTTCAACCGGTATACTTCCCTGAGCAGCCGTTTGGCGCGGTTGCGCCGTACGGCATTTCCCACCTTTTTACTTACTACCAATCCTAAACGGGAAATTTGCTGGTTATTGGGGGCAACGTAGAGAACAACCATAGCGTTTTTAAATACCTTGCCCTCATGAAAAACCCTTTCAAACTCCCTGTTCAGGGTTAAGTGTTCAGCTTTTGTGAATCGGAAATTCATAGTTCTTTAGTATATCCTTACAGAATCATGAACTCAAAGGATTTTCTTTTTCTAAGGAAGAATACAAGAAGAGCGAATATAAAACAGGCCTTCGGCGACTTTGTTTGTGATCAGACGTAGGGGCAGGTTTTAAACCTGCCCCTACAACAGAACATTGGAATTCCCGAAACGTTTACATTAAGTTGGGTTTTAAAAGATAAAACCCAACGGCTGTTCTTTTTTACCCACCCCTGAATCCCCTCCCAAGAGGGGACTTTTTATTCCCTCTCCTGGGATGGATTAGGGACATATGCATCAAGCTAAGAATATCGCTCCTTAAGAGAGGCGGAGACACCCTTCGAAAAAGAAGAATATACGTCCATTTTTTTCCTCTAATAAGCTCATTATTACCTACAAGTCAGAGGGGAAATTTGAGGTTTTGCGATGCCATCCAGAACGGGCGGCGCGGACAAACTGGTTTGTCCGTGCTTGTTTGAATATACACAAGGATAGGGAAGAGAAAACACCGACAAACAGGGTTTGTCAGTGCCACCCAAAACTAGCTTTTGGATTTTTTGCTGAACTTGAACTCTGTTGACCATGTACTTTACAAACATTGATACAAGGATACTGTTTTCTCCTCCCTCCCCCAAATCTTTACGCAAGTATTTTACGCCTATCACTCAGAGAAGATGCAGAGCGATGAATGGTAAACTGCGCCGTTACCTCCGGCTCCTGAAGTATGCGGGCAAGTGTAGCACGCAGGGTCGGTTTATCATCGTCAAAGTCACCATGGCTGGTTGCTGTCGAGTGGTCCGGCGTGCCTGGCGAAGCATTGTTGGGAGAAAGGATCCACTGGACTTTCTTTGTATCAAAACGCTTGACGAGATCGTCGTCAGCCCCGACAAATTTTTCCATACCGAGAAGTGCCTCGCCATCCCTGAACAGGGGTATGCGCGGCTTATCCTCCAGGGCATTGGAAACTAAATAGAGGAGTGATTTATTATACACAGAAGCACAATGATCGTCCTGCTCCGCATCATCCGTAAGGGTAAATAAAGTAAAATGCCCTATATTCCCTTCCTGAATAACCGGTAAATAGGTTTGTTTGAATAGTTCGGTTGTGCACGCCGGAGCCCACAGGGTACAAGATGCAACCTTAAGCCCATAACCACGCTTCCCCTTCATCGGGCCTGAAGTAATCTTTCCCTCCGCAGCCAACAACTGGACGAGCGGCGCATGAAAGATGCCACCCGCGCTATGTCCTGCTACATGGATTTCAACAGAAGAATCTTTTGCTAACTCTGTCAAATATCTGGCTGCAATACGGGCGCCCCCCCTGCTCTCAACGGTCGCGCCAACTGCGTTCTCCTTCATCTCATCCCAATGGAGCTTTCCGCCAAGCATTCGTACCATTGGCTCCAGGGCATCATCCAGCCGGTTCAGCATGAAATCTTTGGTTGCATCCAGAAAACCTTCGGGACGCCGCCTGCTTACAGCATCTTTCAATATATTAGTCAGCGTTGTCCAAAAATCGGTCTTCCAGATGAACGCAAGCGGATAAACCTCCTCTTCCAGCAGCGCAGTGCGGTAATCGGCAACACGCTGTATAGCGGAAGATTCATTCGTGAGTCCTCCGTGTGCATACAGAAGGATTCGCCTTTTACGCCACTTTTCCGTGATACGCGGAAAGTCTTCACGAAAAATTGATGCAACATCTGCTTCTGATGTGCCATAGGTGCCGTGTGTTCTGAGAAGTCCATCGTTACCAATACTGATAATGTGCGGACGGATATCCCGGAAGGCGTACGTCTCAGACTGTCTGGCCGCGGCTGATTGACTGGTAGCAGTGGCTTTTGCGGTGCGGAGTGTAACCGGCGCACCTAATCTCGCCACCCAAACATCAGTCCCGTGTTCCAGCCAATCATCGTAGGTGATCAGGGCAAATCCTTCCCTTCCCCAGTTTACTCCCCAGGAGTTTTGGATCCAAAAGCCCCGTCCATCATAAGCCACGATGGCAAAGGCATGTCCCCCCAGGATGGTATCGTCAGGAGGAATTATTCCATCAGCATCGATCATATTCCATCCCTCATGCACAACGGCAGTAGCATAGAGAATCCCCACCTCAGCAAGGACGGTATGCATGGCGACCAGGTCCTTGTGGTTAACCCGGTAATAAGCGCCAAGCGGTCGCCTGGAAGCATCGCTTACCCGTTCATCATTCAGGTGTTGATCTGACTGCCGGGTATCATACGGCCAAATTGTTTCGGCACAAACCCCATGCTTATGCCAGCCCTTCATCGCCCCGCGGGCGCTGGAGCCCTCATAATCTTCTCCCGGCCACTCATCGTAACGTTTTGCCATTTCATAAAACATGCGCGGACTTACTGACATATCATCCGGCATCACTCTCCGCTTACGCAACAGATAATTTGCCACAGTAGCCAGACCAAAGCCGGTACAAGCGCCTTCATTCCCCTGGTCAAGAATTGGCACCTGCCATAGTCTATAGTCACTAAGGTCGATATGTATTGGCACTTCCATCAATGTTGCCACATACATCTTATCCCGGAAATCAAGCGTATCAGGCCGGGCATCCAGGATACGCCTTGCCTCTTTCTTCTTTGTTGCCATAGCTGTCACTCCCTCCGAAAATGGTGTTACCGAAAAATTGCAGTTGGACACAGAAGAACACAGATAAACACTGAGTTCCCAGATGTAGGACAAGGCTTTAGCCTTGCCGACCCGCTTAAATATGTGCACGGGGATAGCAACCCTGAAGGGTTGCCCTACAGAATTGAAATTCCTGTATTAAATATTGATCACGATACCGGAGAGCATGTGATTTACAAAACTTCGTCTCGTTATATGCTGTCCGGTTTCAATCATGGATCACTATAAGCTTGTGCCTCATTATAAAATTCAGGTATTAAGGAAATCATCAGGTTTTATTCAAATATTAGAAAGATCCGGATCTCTTTAAAATAACCAACTCGTGGCCATCAAGCGGTACCTTAACGGCATGCCTTTGACCTCTCTGTTCCACAGTTACCTGTTTTTCAGGAGCAAGCAGGTTGACCATCTTCTGTCCTGCCGGGTTCAGATTGATATCGATCGTGATAAAATCATTCCTGGGACTGGCATCCAGATTCAGGGCGATAAGGATTTCACAATCATCAAGTATCCTTGAATACGCCAGTACGCATTTCCCGTCAATAGGATATCCGAAGTCTACTCCGTTCCCGGAAATCTCCCGGAAATA
Coding sequences within it:
- a CDS encoding ribonuclease, with protein sequence MNFRFTKAEHLTLNREFERVFHEGKVFKNAMVVLYVAPNNQQISRLGLVVSKKVGNAVRRNRAKRLLREVYRLNKHILTIPVDIIAIPRHPFSSDIKLSDIENGFKKLLLQINNEVHYH
- a CDS encoding peptidase; its protein translation is MATKKKEARRILDARPDTLDFRDKMYVATLMEVPIHIDLSDYRLWQVPILDQGNEGACTGFGLATVANYLLRKRRVMPDDMSVSPRMFYEMAKRYDEWPGEDYEGSSARGAMKGWHKHGVCAETIWPYDTRQSDQHLNDERVSDASRRPLGAYYRVNHKDLVAMHTVLAEVGILYATAVVHEGWNMIDADGIIPPDDTILGGHAFAIVAYDGRGFWIQNSWGVNWGREGFALITYDDWLEHGTDVWVARLGAPVTLRTAKATATSQSAAARQSETYAFRDIRPHIISIGNDGLLRTHGTYGTSEADVASIFREDFPRITEKWRKRRILLYAHGGLTNESSAIQRVADYRTALLEEEVYPLAFIWKTDFWTTLTNILKDAVSRRRPEGFLDATKDFMLNRLDDALEPMVRMLGGKLHWDEMKENAVGATVESRGGARIAARYLTELAKDSSVEIHVAGHSAGGIFHAPLVQLLAAEGKITSGPMKGKRGYGLKVASCTLWAPACTTELFKQTYLPVIQEGNIGHFTLFTLTDDAEQDDHCASVYNKSLLYLVSNALEDKPRIPLFRDGEALLGMEKFVGADDDLVKRFDTKKVQWILSPNNASPGTPDHSTATSHGDFDDDKPTLRATLARILQEPEVTAQFTIHRSASSLSDRRKILA